In Mustela lutreola isolate mMusLut2 chromosome 1, mMusLut2.pri, whole genome shotgun sequence, one genomic interval encodes:
- the NEFL gene encoding neurofilament light polypeptide, with protein MSSFSYDPYYSTSYKRRYVETPRVHISSVRSGYSTARSAYSSYSAPVSSSLSVRRSYSSSSSSLMPSLENLDLSQVAAISNDLKSIRTQEKAQLQDLNDRFASFIERVHELEQQNKVLEAELLVLRQKHSEPSRFRALYEQEIRDLRLAAEDATNEKQALQGEREGLEETLRNLQARYEEEVLSREDAEGRLMEARKGADEAALARAELEKRIDSLMDEIAFLKKVHEEEIAELQAQIQYAQISVEMDVSSKPDLSAALKDIRAQYEKLAAKNMQNAEEWFKSRFTVLTESAAKNTDAVRAAKDEVSESRRLLKAKTLEIEACRGMNEALEKQLQELEDKQNADISAMQDTINKLENELRTTKSEMARYLKEYQDLLNVKMALDIEIAAYRKLLEGEETRLSFTSVGSITSGYSQSSQVFGRSAYGGLQTSSYLMSARSFPSYYTSHVQEEQIEVEETIEAAKAEEAKDEPPSEGEAEEEEKEKEEAAEEEGAEEEEAAKEESEEAKEEEEGGEGEEGEETKEAEEEEKKDEGAGEEQATKKKD; from the exons ATGAGTTCCTTCAGCTACGATCCGTACTACTCGACCTCCTACAAGCGGCGCTACGTGGAGACGCCCCGGGTGCACATCTCCAGCGTGCGCAGCGGCTACAGCACCGCGCGCTCCGCTTACTCCAGCTACTCCGCGCCGGTCTCCTCCTCGCTGTCTGTGCGCCGAAGCTactcctccagctccagctccttgaTGCCCAGTCTCGAGAACCTCGACCTGAGCCAGGTAGCCGCCATCAGCAACGACCTCAAGTCGATCCGCACCCAGGAGAAGGCGCAGCTGCAGGACCTCAACGACCGCTTCGCCAGCTTCATCGAGCGCGTGCACGAGCTGGAGCAGCAGAACAAGGTGCTGGAAGCCGAGCTGCTGGTGCTGCGCCAGAAGCACTCCGAGCCCTCCCGCTTCCGGGCGCTGTACGAGCAGGAGATCCGCGACCTGCGCCTGGCAGCGGAAGACGCCACCAACGAGAAGCAGGCGCTCCAGGGCGAGCGCGAAGGGCTGGAGGAGACTTTGCGCAACCTGCAGGCGCGCTATGAAGAGGAGGTGCTGAGCCGCGAGGACGCCGAGGGCCGCCTGATGGAGGCGCGCAAAGGAGCCGACGAGGCCGCTCTCGCCCGCGCCGAGCTCGAAAAACGCATCGACAGCCTGATGGACGAAATCGCCTTTCTGAAGAAAGTGCACGAAGAGGAGATCGCCGAGCTGCAGGCTCAGATCCAGTACGCTCAGATCTCCGTGGAGATGGACGTGTCCTCCAAGCCCGACCTCTCCGCCGCGCTCAAGGACATCCGTGCTCAGTACGAGAAGCTGGCTGCCAAGAACATGCAGAACGCCGAAGAGTGGTTCAAGAGCCGCTTCACCGTGCTGACCGAGAGCGCCGCCAAGAACACCGACGCGGTGCGCGCAGCCAAGGACGAGGTGTCCGAGAGCCGCCGTCTGCTCAAGGCCAAGACCCTGGAGATCGAAGCATGTCGGGGCATGAACGAAGCGCTGGAGAAGCAGTTGCAGGAGCTGGAGGACAAGCAGAACGCCGATATCAGTGCTATGCAG GACACAATcaacaaattagaaaatgaacTGAGAACCACAAAGAGTGAAATGGCACGATACCTTAAAGAATACCAAGACCTCCTCAACGTGAAGATGGCTTTGGACATTGAGATCGCAGCTTATAG GAAACTCTTGGAAGGTGAGGAGACCCGACTCAGTTTCACCAGCGTTGGAAGCATAACCAGCGGCTACTCCCAGAGCTCTCAGGTCTTTGGCCGATCTGCCTATGGTGGGTTACAGACCAGCTCCTACTTGATGTCTGCCCGCTCCTTCCCATCTTACTACACCAGCCACGTCCAGGAGGAGCAGATCGAGGTGGAGGAGACCATTGAGGCTGCGAAGGCCGAGGAAGCCAAGGACGAACCCCCCTCTGAAGGAGAAgccgaggaggaggagaaggagaaggaagaggctgCTGAAGAGGAAGGAGCTGAAGAGGAAGAAG